One genomic segment of Deinococcus terrestris includes these proteins:
- a CDS encoding YqgE/AlgH family protein — protein sequence MTVPLTFLVASPHLRGSAFEGAVILLLEHDGSGAMGLLVNAPLTQSVAELLPDAPTTGAGTAWAGGPVEPGVGWCLYREALNLPGEVRLAPGLYVTSSLDVLHAVMASDQPYMLLLGYSGWSAGQLTEEAREGTWLWVEQDMPGLIWDVPAEERWQAALDRLGVNPGTIMPGGAQA from the coding sequence ATGACCGTCCCGCTGACGTTCCTGGTCGCCAGCCCCCATCTGCGCGGCAGCGCCTTTGAGGGCGCCGTGATCCTGTTGCTGGAACACGACGGGTCGGGCGCGATGGGCCTGCTCGTCAACGCGCCCCTGACCCAGAGCGTGGCCGAACTGCTGCCCGATGCCCCCACCACCGGGGCGGGCACCGCCTGGGCGGGCGGCCCGGTCGAGCCGGGCGTGGGCTGGTGCCTGTACCGGGAAGCGCTGAACCTGCCCGGCGAGGTGCGGCTGGCCCCCGGTCTGTACGTGACCAGCAGCCTGGACGTGCTGCACGCGGTGATGGCCTCGGACCAGCCCTACATGCTGCTGCTGGGCTACTCGGGCTGGAGCGCGGGCCAGCTCACCGAAGAAGCCCGCGAGGGCACCTGGCTGTGGGTCGAGCAGGACATGCCGGGGCTGATCTGGGACGTGCCCGCCGAGGAACGCTGGCAGGCGGCCCTCGACCGCCTGGGGGTGAATCCGGGGACGATCATGCCGGGTGGGGCACAGGCCTGA
- the lon gene encoding endopeptidase La, which translates to MPTTNQPTPLPANVPVCPVRGSVIYPTMVQHIDASRALSINAIEAAMAGEKVILIVSQRDKDVDDPQGADLYDVGTACNVLRVRKNPDGTVQMLVAAVSRARVTAYQRGEYLTADVEALPTETGDPVELQALARELREKFETVAQGGRIGAESVQAIQGKDDPGEMADHIAFNLDFKLEDKQAVLEAARLTDRVRRVLTLLDTEQEVQAVQARIRAQVKEEIDKNQREYYLREQMKVIQKELQGGEGDGEDGDEAEVFRAKIDALGLSPEVKKEIDREVNRLARMHPDAAEASVIRTYLTWVTELPWNVRSDDRLDVTEAAGILDEDHYGLEKVKDRVLEFLAVRRLRRERAERGELDAAEVNKGPILVFTGPPGVGKTSIAQSIAKSLGRKYVRIALGGARDESDIRGHRRTYIGAMPGRIIQGIRTAGTKNPVILLDEVDKLGTSYQGDPSAALLEVLDPAQNQHFTDHYMGVAFDLSEVMFIATANYPEQIPAALMDRMEVIEFSSYIEQEKLEIAKRYLLPRQLTANGLKANQISFTDAALERLISHYTREAGVRNLEREIGTVARKVARRIATGEVKRVKVTDKELDRYLGQARHVPETEGQEDRVGVSTGMFYTPVGGDILFVETSVMPGKGLVLTGQLGDVMKESARAALTYIKTNAERFHIDRERIENSEIHIHVPAGAIPKEGPSAGGAMVTSLISALSGIPARHDVAMTGEMTLTGRYLPIGGLKEKVLGARRAGIKHIIMPKANEGDLRDIPVHLRSSMRFHPCETVDQVLDVALVGGLKALETPRGEAAEVAAPPAKRRTTRRSTGASA; encoded by the coding sequence ATGCCCACTACCAATCAACCCACCCCGCTGCCCGCCAACGTGCCCGTGTGCCCGGTGCGCGGCAGCGTCATCTACCCGACGATGGTGCAGCACATCGACGCCAGCCGTGCCCTTTCGATCAACGCGATTGAGGCGGCGATGGCGGGCGAGAAGGTCATCCTGATCGTGTCGCAGCGCGACAAGGACGTGGACGACCCGCAGGGCGCGGACCTGTACGACGTGGGCACCGCCTGCAACGTGCTGCGCGTGCGCAAGAATCCCGACGGCACCGTGCAGATGCTCGTCGCCGCCGTGTCGCGTGCCCGCGTGACGGCCTACCAGCGGGGCGAGTACCTCACCGCCGACGTGGAGGCGCTGCCCACCGAGACGGGTGACCCGGTCGAGCTTCAGGCGCTGGCCCGCGAGCTGCGCGAGAAGTTCGAGACGGTGGCCCAGGGGGGCCGCATCGGGGCCGAGAGCGTCCAGGCCATTCAGGGCAAGGACGACCCCGGTGAGATGGCCGACCACATCGCCTTCAACCTCGACTTCAAGCTGGAAGACAAGCAGGCGGTGCTGGAAGCCGCCCGCCTGACCGACCGCGTGCGCCGGGTGCTGACGCTGCTCGACACCGAGCAGGAAGTGCAGGCGGTGCAGGCCCGCATCCGCGCTCAGGTCAAGGAAGAGATCGACAAGAACCAGCGCGAGTACTACCTGCGCGAGCAGATGAAGGTCATCCAGAAGGAGCTCCAGGGCGGCGAGGGTGACGGCGAGGACGGCGACGAGGCCGAGGTCTTCCGGGCCAAGATCGACGCGCTGGGCCTCTCCCCCGAGGTCAAGAAGGAGATCGACCGCGAGGTCAACCGCCTGGCCCGGATGCACCCCGACGCGGCCGAGGCGTCCGTGATCCGCACCTACCTGACCTGGGTCACCGAATTGCCCTGGAATGTCCGCAGCGACGACCGCCTCGACGTGACGGAAGCCGCAGGCATCCTCGACGAGGACCACTACGGCCTGGAGAAGGTCAAGGACCGGGTGCTGGAGTTCCTGGCGGTGCGCCGCTTGCGCCGCGAGCGGGCCGAGCGCGGAGAACTCGACGCCGCCGAGGTCAACAAGGGGCCGATTCTGGTGTTCACCGGCCCTCCCGGCGTGGGCAAGACGAGCATCGCGCAGAGTATCGCCAAGTCGCTGGGGCGCAAGTACGTGCGCATTGCGCTGGGCGGCGCCCGCGACGAGTCGGACATCCGGGGCCACCGCCGCACCTACATCGGGGCGATGCCGGGCCGCATCATCCAGGGCATCCGCACGGCGGGCACCAAGAACCCGGTGATCCTGCTTGACGAGGTGGACAAGCTGGGCACCAGCTACCAGGGCGACCCCTCGGCGGCGCTGCTGGAAGTGCTCGACCCCGCGCAGAACCAGCACTTCACCGACCACTACATGGGCGTGGCCTTCGACCTCAGTGAGGTCATGTTCATCGCCACCGCCAACTACCCCGAGCAGATTCCGGCCGCGCTGATGGACCGCATGGAAGTGATCGAGTTCTCCTCGTACATTGAGCAGGAGAAGCTGGAGATCGCCAAGCGCTACCTGCTGCCCCGGCAGCTCACGGCCAACGGCCTGAAGGCCAACCAGATCAGCTTCACGGACGCGGCGCTGGAGCGGCTGATCAGCCACTACACGCGGGAAGCGGGCGTCCGTAACCTGGAGCGCGAGATCGGCACCGTGGCCCGCAAGGTCGCCCGCCGCATCGCCACCGGCGAGGTCAAGCGCGTCAAGGTGACCGACAAGGAACTCGACCGCTACCTCGGCCAGGCCCGGCACGTGCCCGAAACCGAGGGGCAGGAGGACCGGGTGGGCGTCTCGACCGGGATGTTCTACACGCCCGTCGGCGGCGACATCCTGTTCGTGGAGACCAGCGTGATGCCCGGCAAGGGCCTGGTGCTGACCGGGCAGCTCGGCGACGTGATGAAGGAGTCGGCCCGCGCCGCGCTGACCTACATCAAGACCAACGCCGAACGCTTCCACATCGACCGCGAGCGCATCGAGAACTCCGAGATTCACATCCACGTGCCCGCAGGCGCGATTCCCAAGGAAGGCCCCTCGGCGGGCGGCGCGATGGTCACGTCCCTGATCTCGGCCCTGAGCGGCATCCCCGCCCGGCACGACGTGGCAATGACAGGCGAGATGACCCTGACCGGGCGCTACCTGCCCATCGGCGGCCTGAAGGAGAAGGTGCTGGGTGCCCGCCGCGCCGGAATCAAGCACATCATCATGCCCAAGGCGAACGAGGGCGACCTGCGCGACATCCCGGTGCACCTGCGCTCCTCGATGCGCTTCCACCCCTGCGAGACGGTCGATCAGGTGCTCGACGTGGCGCTGGTAGGCGGCCTGAAGGCCCTGGAAACCCCGCGCGGCGAGGCCGCCGAGGTCGCCGCCCCACCCGCCAAGCGCCGCACGACCCGCCGCAGCACGGGCGCGAGCGCGTAA
- a CDS encoding alpha/beta hydrolase yields MPRVFFRLRAPSPAPGATLFLTGTHRGWSDEPQGWTFAPDGTLAAELPQGALLNVKVRALRPDGTVTEEGDAWGGRAPAHRLVVRGDTTLDLPVAGWQDGQGGQSRPTRSAPPRETVTLAAPWGEQPVRLWWPEDAGEDLPMLILHDGQNVFDEGPTFAGESWDAAGAAQALADAGLPCLIAALPVNEERSRRYVPFAFEMNGFASGADEYADWLRGALLPHLRGRFGPVGPERVALAGSSFGGLITAYAGLRDPSTYGTLGVFSPAIWPADHAFLRWLEGRSDPQARVWLDMGDHEGDTVESAAALVALTHDLAARLRPVVREVRVTVGEGHWHDEEAWRARLPGFLRWWLEGLGG; encoded by the coding sequence ATGCCCCGCGTCTTCTTCCGGCTCCGCGCCCCGTCTCCCGCGCCGGGGGCCACTCTTTTCCTGACCGGGACACACCGGGGCTGGAGCGACGAGCCGCAGGGCTGGACCTTCGCCCCGGACGGCACGCTCGCCGCCGAGTTGCCCCAGGGAGCGCTGCTGAACGTGAAGGTGCGGGCGCTGAGACCAGACGGCACCGTCACCGAGGAGGGGGACGCCTGGGGAGGCCGTGCTCCAGCCCACCGGCTCGTCGTGCGCGGCGACACCACCCTCGACCTCCCGGTGGCGGGCTGGCAGGACGGGCAGGGGGGTCAGAGCCGTCCTACCCGCAGCGCTCCCCCGCGCGAGACGGTCACGCTGGCAGCCCCCTGGGGCGAGCAACCCGTGCGGCTGTGGTGGCCGGAAGACGCCGGGGAAGACCTGCCGATGCTGATCCTGCACGACGGACAGAACGTGTTCGACGAGGGGCCGACCTTCGCGGGCGAGAGCTGGGACGCGGCGGGGGCCGCTCAGGCATTGGCCGACGCGGGCCTGCCCTGCCTTATCGCTGCCCTCCCCGTGAACGAGGAACGCAGCCGCCGCTACGTGCCTTTCGCCTTCGAGATGAACGGCTTCGCGTCCGGTGCGGACGAGTACGCGGACTGGCTGCGCGGCGCCTTGCTGCCGCATCTGCGTGGGCGCTTCGGACCCGTAGGACCGGAACGGGTCGCGCTCGCCGGGTCCTCCTTTGGCGGGCTGATCACCGCCTACGCGGGGCTGCGCGATCCCAGTACCTACGGCACCCTCGGCGTATTCAGCCCCGCAATCTGGCCCGCCGACCACGCCTTCCTGCGCTGGCTTGAGGGCAGAAGCGACCCCCAGGCCCGCGTGTGGCTCGACATGGGCGACCACGAGGGCGACACCGTGGAGAGTGCCGCCGCCCTCGTCGCCCTGACCCACGACCTCGCCGCCCGGCTCCGCCCGGTGGTGCGGGAAGTGCGGGTCACGGTGGGAGAGGGCCACTGGCACGACGAGGAGGCGTGGCGGGCGCGGCTGCCGGGGTTCCTGCGCTGGTGGTTGGAAGGGCTGGGCGGCTAG
- a CDS encoding acyl-CoA dehydrogenase family protein translates to MNFTLPEDLRDMQAAVRDFMLGVVEPRAREIEDTNRVPPELMRGAAELGLFGLSIPEEYGGVGLGALGRCAVYEAMGQGHMGFGGVISAHASIGTSGLVRLGTEEQKQRFLPRMASGECVAGFAITEPSSGSDAANIRTRAERRGDAYILNGTKHYISNAPIAGLLTVIAITDPSKGTRGMSAFMVEPQTTPGVTIGKIDEKMGQKGSLSAEVIFEDAEIPAENLLGPEHLGYREALGILTNGRVGIAARSTGAMQRLLDLSVAHAKTREQFGQAIAEFQAVQFMLAEMEVAIQTSRLLWQKVAWMVDEGQDVRRMASVAKLHATEMLSQVADKAVQVAGGMGYMKDSPVERYYRDQRLLRIYEGTSEIQKLIIARDLLA, encoded by the coding sequence ATGAACTTCACCCTGCCCGAGGACCTGCGGGACATGCAGGCGGCCGTGCGCGACTTCATGCTGGGCGTGGTCGAGCCGCGTGCCCGCGAGATCGAGGACACCAACCGGGTCCCGCCCGAGCTGATGCGCGGCGCCGCCGAGCTGGGGCTGTTCGGCCTGAGCATCCCCGAGGAGTACGGCGGGGTGGGGCTGGGCGCCTTGGGCCGCTGCGCCGTGTACGAGGCGATGGGGCAGGGGCACATGGGCTTTGGCGGGGTGATCAGCGCCCACGCGAGCATCGGCACGAGCGGGCTGGTGCGGCTGGGCACCGAGGAGCAGAAACAGCGCTTCCTGCCGCGCATGGCGAGCGGCGAGTGCGTCGCGGGCTTTGCGATCACCGAACCCAGCAGCGGGTCGGACGCCGCCAACATCCGGACCAGGGCCGAGCGCCGGGGCGACGCCTACATTCTGAACGGGACCAAACACTACATCTCCAACGCGCCCATTGCTGGCTTGCTGACGGTCATCGCCATCACCGATCCGTCGAAGGGCACGCGCGGCATGAGCGCTTTTATGGTCGAGCCGCAGACCACGCCCGGCGTGACCATCGGCAAGATCGACGAGAAGATGGGGCAGAAAGGCTCACTCTCCGCCGAGGTCATCTTCGAGGACGCCGAGATTCCGGCCGAGAACCTCCTCGGCCCCGAGCACCTGGGCTACCGCGAGGCGCTGGGCATCCTGACGAACGGCCGGGTGGGCATCGCCGCACGCTCGACGGGCGCGATGCAGCGGCTGCTGGACCTCTCGGTGGCGCACGCCAAGACCCGCGAGCAGTTCGGGCAAGCTATCGCCGAGTTTCAGGCCGTGCAGTTCATGCTCGCCGAGATGGAGGTCGCCATCCAGACCTCGCGCCTGCTGTGGCAGAAGGTCGCCTGGATGGTGGACGAGGGGCAGGACGTGCGCCGCATGGCCTCGGTCGCCAAGCTACACGCGACCGAGATGCTTTCTCAGGTGGCGGACAAGGCCGTGCAGGTCGCCGGGGGCATGGGCTACATGAAGGACTCGCCCGTGGAGCGCTACTACCGCGACCAGCGGTTGCTGCGGATTTACGAGGGCACCAGCGAGATTCAGAAGCTGATCATCGCGCGGGACCTGCTGGCCTAG
- the tig gene encoding trigger factor, with translation MAELISKEGNKVQFQVAVPAAEVNRAYEQVWAGLARDVRVPGFRPGKAPRKVLEGRVGKGYVEQEVRDRLLQSHYPQAARELKLNLVDAQIDPGALQSGQSFTFTVRGETYPEVTLGDWRSAQLTAAAPEITDEVLERTLSDLQERNATFQTVERPIEATDQVTIEELGEGEGGSYPVYLDVAEAHVRDALIGKNVGDEVEITVPAHSHGDHEHPEHTVRVRVQGVQTKQLQELGDEFAKSLNFESLERLRTDLKAELERRARQEGDAARREEFIEHLVSGMQAEIPQALLDRRRDAMLEEIKDDLGRQGVKWGEYETFMQEQGKLDEFMGDLAKNAESRVRRDLALERLAEDLNVQVSDAEFSQTMTALAQANNLTPQQLQSQLGPNGINAYYISMVRERGLQQALAGLTAGESAQEAGSTAEASQQDGEGTTGEAAEGTQTDGEGGTEQGAAQQDATGAAEGQTEKSE, from the coding sequence ATGGCAGAGCTGATTAGCAAGGAAGGCAACAAGGTGCAGTTTCAGGTGGCGGTGCCCGCCGCCGAGGTCAACCGCGCCTACGAACAGGTGTGGGCGGGCCTCGCGCGGGACGTGCGCGTGCCTGGCTTCCGCCCCGGCAAGGCGCCGCGCAAGGTGCTCGAAGGCCGCGTGGGCAAGGGCTACGTCGAGCAGGAAGTGCGCGACCGCCTGCTTCAGTCCCACTACCCGCAGGCCGCCCGCGAGCTGAAGCTCAACCTCGTCGACGCGCAGATCGACCCCGGCGCCCTCCAGAGCGGCCAGAGCTTCACCTTCACGGTGCGCGGCGAGACGTACCCCGAAGTCACCCTGGGTGACTGGCGCTCGGCGCAGCTCACGGCGGCGGCCCCCGAGATCACCGACGAGGTGCTGGAGCGCACCCTCTCCGACCTTCAGGAGCGCAACGCGACCTTCCAGACCGTGGAGCGTCCCATCGAGGCGACCGACCAGGTCACCATCGAGGAACTCGGCGAGGGCGAGGGCGGGTCCTACCCCGTCTACCTCGACGTGGCCGAGGCGCACGTGCGCGACGCCCTGATCGGCAAGAACGTAGGCGACGAGGTCGAGATCACCGTGCCCGCGCACAGTCACGGCGACCATGAGCACCCCGAGCACACCGTCCGGGTGCGGGTGCAGGGCGTGCAGACCAAGCAGCTTCAGGAACTGGGCGACGAGTTCGCCAAGTCGCTGAACTTCGAGTCGCTGGAGCGCCTGCGCACCGACCTGAAGGCCGAGCTGGAGCGCCGCGCCCGTCAGGAGGGCGACGCCGCCCGCCGCGAGGAGTTCATCGAGCACCTCGTCTCCGGGATGCAGGCCGAGATTCCCCAGGCGCTGCTCGACCGCCGCCGCGACGCGATGCTCGAGGAGATCAAGGACGACCTCGGCCGCCAGGGCGTGAAGTGGGGCGAGTACGAGACCTTCATGCAGGAGCAGGGCAAGCTCGACGAGTTCATGGGTGACCTCGCCAAGAACGCCGAGAGCCGCGTTCGCCGCGATCTGGCCCTCGAGCGCCTCGCCGAGGACCTGAACGTGCAGGTCAGCGACGCCGAGTTCAGCCAGACCATGACCGCGCTCGCGCAGGCCAACAACCTGACCCCCCAGCAGCTTCAGAGCCAGCTCGGGCCGAACGGCATCAACGCCTACTACATCAGCATGGTGCGCGAGCGCGGCCTCCAGCAGGCGCTTGCCGGGCTGACGGCGGGCGAGTCGGCGCAAGAGGCTGGGAGCACCGCCGAGGCCAGCCAGCAGGACGGCGAAGGAACGACCGGCGAGGCCGCCGAGGGCACGCAGACCGACGGCGAGGGCGGCACCGAGCAGGGCGCGGCCCAGCAGGACGCGACCGGCGCGGCTGAGGGCCAGACCGAGAAGTCGGAATAA
- a CDS encoding beta-ketoacyl-ACP synthase III: MTTDSGASPHRPSLGITALGAYAPARVVSNADFEARLDTNAEWIESRTGIRERRFAAEDEYTSDVGVGAVRDLLSRDPEALREVDAVICATVSPDALMPSTAALIAMQVGLTGAAAFDLSTACSGFVYGLSVAQGLILAGTARRVLVVGAEALSKIVDQDDRNTAILFGDGAGAAVVGPVPAGYGFQQFVLGADGAGGSSLYLRCAAPRLPGGFEMGETVGMNGREVFKFAVRVLGDSGNEVLAKTGLKSSDVDWVVPHQANIRIIEAANERFGVPMSRTVVNVDRYGNTSSATVPLALREALDDGRIQDGQQLLLVAFGGGLSWAAGTMRWWAGAPSLSARAAAPAEVPA; this comes from the coding sequence ATGACGACCGATTCCGGGGCCAGCCCCCACCGCCCCAGCCTGGGCATCACGGCGCTGGGCGCCTACGCCCCCGCGCGGGTGGTCAGCAACGCCGACTTCGAGGCGCGGTTGGACACCAACGCCGAGTGGATCGAGAGCCGCACGGGCATCCGCGAGCGCCGCTTCGCCGCCGAGGACGAGTACACCTCGGACGTGGGGGTGGGCGCCGTGCGCGACCTGCTCTCGCGCGACCCGGAGGCCCTGCGCGAGGTGGACGCCGTGATCTGCGCGACCGTCAGCCCCGACGCGCTGATGCCCTCCACCGCTGCCCTGATCGCCATGCAGGTGGGCCTGACCGGGGCCGCCGCCTTCGATCTCTCGACGGCGTGCAGTGGCTTCGTGTACGGCCTGAGCGTGGCACAGGGCCTGATCCTGGCGGGGACGGCGCGGCGGGTGCTGGTGGTGGGTGCCGAGGCCCTCTCCAAGATCGTGGACCAGGACGACCGCAATACTGCCATCCTCTTCGGGGACGGGGCGGGCGCGGCCGTCGTGGGGCCGGTGCCCGCGGGGTACGGCTTTCAGCAGTTCGTGCTGGGGGCGGACGGCGCGGGGGGGTCGAGCCTCTACCTGCGCTGCGCCGCGCCCCGGCTGCCCGGCGGCTTCGAGATGGGGGAGACGGTGGGCATGAACGGCCGCGAGGTCTTCAAGTTCGCCGTGCGCGTGCTGGGCGACAGCGGCAACGAGGTGCTCGCCAAGACGGGCCTGAAGAGCAGCGACGTGGACTGGGTCGTCCCACACCAGGCCAATATCCGCATCATCGAGGCGGCCAACGAGCGCTTCGGGGTGCCCATGTCGAGGACGGTCGTGAACGTGGACCGCTACGGCAACACGTCAAGCGCGACCGTGCCGCTGGCGCTGCGCGAGGCGCTGGACGACGGCCGCATTCAGGATGGGCAGCAACTCCTGCTCGTCGCCTTCGGGGGTGGCCTGAGCTGGGCCGCCGGGACGATGCGCTGGTGGGCCGGAGCGCCCAGCCTGAGCGCCCGCGCTGCCGCCCCCGCCGAGGTCCCCGCGTGA
- the fabD gene encoding ACP S-malonyltransferase, with protein sequence MKIAALFPGQGSHAVGMGADLAAAFPEAGAVYAEAEATLPGLRGLIETGPLEDLTLTANQQPALVAASVAAFRAWQAQTGLTPAFAAGHSLGEYSALVAAGTLSLADALRLTRRRGELMQAAVPVGAGAMSAVMGDPDVVREVCVTTPGIVQPANYNAPTQTVISGEKAAVDAAAAELKARGLKAIPLKVSAPFHCDLMAPAREGLTPDLHATAFGPLAFPVYANVTAGANTDPAALSDLLARQITGSVRWVETVQALADAGAEVFVEFGPGTVLTGLVKRILPDVRTLNVGTAEQVRGFQLPAPIPQS encoded by the coding sequence GTGAAGATCGCCGCTCTCTTTCCCGGCCAGGGGTCGCACGCGGTCGGCATGGGCGCAGACCTGGCCGCCGCCTTTCCCGAGGCCGGGGCCGTCTACGCCGAGGCCGAGGCCACCCTGCCCGGCCTGCGCGGCCTGATCGAGACGGGGCCACTGGAAGACCTCACCCTGACCGCCAACCAGCAACCCGCCCTCGTGGCCGCGTCCGTCGCGGCCTTCCGGGCATGGCAGGCGCAGACGGGGCTGACTCCAGCCTTTGCGGCGGGACACTCGCTGGGCGAGTACTCGGCGCTGGTGGCCGCTGGGACGCTGAGCCTCGCGGACGCGCTGCGCCTGACCCGCAGGCGGGGCGAACTGATGCAGGCGGCCGTCCCCGTCGGCGCCGGAGCCATGAGCGCGGTGATGGGCGACCCGGACGTGGTGCGCGAGGTCTGCGTCACGACCCCCGGTATCGTCCAGCCTGCCAACTACAACGCGCCCACCCAGACGGTGATTTCGGGAGAGAAGGCCGCCGTGGACGCCGCCGCTGCCGAACTGAAGGCGCGGGGCCTCAAGGCCATTCCCCTCAAGGTGAGTGCGCCCTTCCACTGCGACCTGATGGCCCCGGCGCGGGAGGGGCTGACGCCCGACCTCCACGCGACCGCCTTCGGACCGCTCGCCTTCCCGGTCTACGCCAACGTGACCGCCGGGGCCAACACCGACCCCGCCGCCCTGTCCGACCTCCTCGCCCGCCAGATCACTGGGAGCGTGCGCTGGGTCGAGACGGTTCAGGCCCTGGCCGACGCCGGGGCCGAGGTCTTCGTGGAGTTTGGCCCTGGCACAGTGTTGACCGGCCTGGTAAAGCGCATCCTGCCCGACGTCCGGACGCTGAACGTGGGCACCGCCGAGCAGGTGAGGGGCTTCCAGCTCCCCGCGCCCATCCCCCAGTCCTAA
- the fabG gene encoding 3-oxoacyl-[acyl-carrier-protein] reductase has protein sequence MTDPQPQPTPSPRVALVTGSSRGLGRAMALSLARAGFSVAVHYGRNQAEAEKVAEEIRALGVPAQVFGADLSTPANASRLVEDVIKTMGRLDVLVNNAGITRDTLAIRMKDEDWQAVIDTNLGSAFAASRAAIKHMMRARAGRIINIASVVGLMGNPGQANYVASKAGLIGLTKALAKEYGGRGITVNAVAPGFIESDMTAGLPEEVQKTYLGGIPLGRFGQPEEVAALVTFLASDAAGYVTGQVIGVDGGLYPH, from the coding sequence ATGACCGATCCTCAACCGCAGCCCACCCCCTCCCCGCGCGTCGCCCTTGTCACCGGCTCCAGCCGGGGCCTGGGCCGCGCAATGGCCCTCTCGCTCGCCCGTGCGGGCTTCAGCGTGGCCGTCCACTACGGCCGCAACCAGGCGGAAGCCGAGAAGGTCGCCGAGGAGATTCGCGCCCTCGGCGTACCCGCGCAGGTCTTCGGCGCCGACCTCTCCACCCCCGCCAACGCCAGCAGGCTTGTCGAGGACGTGATCAAGACGATGGGCCGCCTCGACGTGCTCGTCAACAACGCGGGCATCACGCGGGATACCCTCGCCATCCGCATGAAGGACGAGGACTGGCAGGCCGTCATCGACACCAACCTCGGCAGCGCCTTTGCCGCCAGCCGCGCGGCCATCAAGCACATGATGCGGGCGCGGGCGGGACGGATCATCAACATCGCGTCCGTCGTCGGGCTGATGGGCAACCCCGGTCAGGCCAACTACGTCGCCAGCAAGGCGGGCCTGATCGGGCTGACCAAGGCGCTCGCCAAGGAGTACGGCGGGCGCGGGATCACCGTGAACGCGGTCGCCCCCGGCTTTATCGAGTCGGACATGACGGCCGGGCTGCCCGAGGAGGTGCAGAAGACCTACCTGGGCGGCATTCCGCTGGGGCGCTTCGGCCAGCCGGAGGAAGTCGCCGCGCTCGTCACCTTCCTCGCCTCGGACGCCGCCGGGTATGTCACCGGGCAGGTCATCGGGGTGGACGGCGGGTTATACCCCCACTGA
- the acpP gene encoding acyl carrier protein, producing MATFEDVKDVIVEKLGVDADKVTPEARFVEDLGADSLETVELIMGLEDRFGITISDEDAEQIRTVQAAIDYIGSQQ from the coding sequence ATGGCGACATTTGAAGACGTGAAGGACGTGATCGTCGAGAAACTCGGCGTGGACGCGGACAAGGTGACCCCCGAAGCCCGGTTTGTCGAGGACCTCGGCGCCGACAGCCTGGAAACGGTCGAGCTGATCATGGGCCTCGAGGACCGCTTCGGCATCACCATCAGCGACGAGGACGCCGAGCAGATCCGCACGGTGCAGGCGGCCATCGACTACATCGGCTCGCAGCAGTAA